The Brachionichthys hirsutus isolate HB-005 chromosome 1, CSIRO-AGI_Bhir_v1, whole genome shotgun sequence genome has a window encoding:
- the clec3a gene encoding tetranectin-like protein: MARMTVPVFLVLCFSLVHFSSGRPSRTRKAVSPRQSGAAEESDVKSQLERLWLEVNSLKEMQALQTVCLRGIKVHRKCYLAIEEPKHYHEANEDCIAQGGTLATPRDMMENNELRDYAKRSAPGSKDFWVGVADIVKEGQYVDVNSLPVSYLNWDRSKKQPTGTKRESCVALSVVAQGKWYDEVCRSLKKYICEYVIP, translated from the exons ATGGCACGTATGACTGTCCCGGTCTTCCTCGTTCTTTGCTTCTCTTTGGTCCACTTCAGCTCCGGCCGTCCATCCCGCACCAGGAAGGCTGTTTCACCTCGTCAGTCCGGCG cagcagaggaaagcgATGTGAAGTCCCAGCTTGAGAGGTTGTGGCTGGAGGTGAATTCACTGAAAGAGATGCAAGCATTGCAGACAG TTTGTCTCCGTGGCATCAAAGTTCACAGAAAGTGTTACCTTGCCATTGAGGAGCCCAAACATTACCATGAAGCAAACGAAGACTGCATCGCACAAGGAGGAACACTTGCAACACCGCGAGACATGATGGAAAACAATGAATTGAGAGACTACGCAAAGAGGAGTGCTCCTGGATCCAAGGACTTCTGGGTCGGCGTGGCAGACATCGTGAAAGAAGGCCAGTATGTTGATGTCAACAGTCTGCCGGTCAGCTACTTGAACTGGGACCGCTCCAAGAAGCAGCCCACAGGAACGAAGAGGGAGAGCTGTGTTGCTCTTTCAGTGGTTGCGCAGGGAAAGTGGTATGATGAGGTGTGTCGCAGCCTCAAAAAGTACATCTGTGAATATGTCATTCCCTGA